From the Vulpes vulpes isolate BD-2025 chromosome 15, VulVul3, whole genome shotgun sequence genome, the window cacaaacccCACTTCTCAGCCTCTTAAATTCTCTAGTTCTAAAAATGGCTTTTTGACTTGTcttgaaagtttaaaaaggaaaaagtgtgcAATACATTTGTATTTGCCCTTCTGAATTAAGAAACactattaaatgagaaaaaaggcTTAGGATAGTATTAATCTACTTAGATTATGTACATGACCTTTGGGTATTCATGAGAACCAGTTTAACTGTCCCTCACTTTATGAGCAACTCTGTTTTCTAAGTCACCCAGGAAATGTATCTAaccatttacaaaaacaaaacttcgAACATGCACTTTACAAATCATGGTCTTATTTACCTGCATATTCTTCCATAAGACAggtacacattaaaaaatattgctcagaaacataaaaatatatattatctctttCCTTTACCATTTAggcatataaatattttacagaagaTGATGCATCATTcaacaaacaaatgcaaaaactgCTTTATATAAAGTGTGGTTCTCTGCTATttagcaatataaaatataaatgattacaATATAATTAGCTAGAAAAGAGCTAAATTCAAGAGATTTGCAAACCAATACAGCAGTGAACAGTCCCTTATACAAAAGTCCATTAAGGAAGAGTCAAGTCAATTTTGTAACAGGTTACATAAAGATCAGGGCCAATAAATGcattataaatgcaaaaaagaGCACTGCTTCATCAGCACATTCTTCAGTCTTGTTTGGACTAGACGCCAAACTTACTGTTCACTTTTCGGTTCATCTTGTTTTCCATTAAGCTCTTGATCAACTCTgtttaatgaaaaagaatatagataATAAGACACCAGGAACTAGACAATTTTCTGATAATTGTGACTACTTTTAGCATAGAATATTATTCTGTTAAAAACAAAGCTTTGCAAAGAAGCAGACATAGTAAAAAGGTTACCAAACATTTCCCCAACcaggaaagataatttttaaagacaagaGGACACTGGCAAGAAATGTGACCCTTGGTTTGCCTAAaggctataaaatattttacatacaaataCCCAAATTAACTTTATTAAAAGTTCAAATTACAACAGGTAATTAAAATCTTGCACTGCAGCATGGGTGGGGCATAGATCTAAGTGATGAGAGTGGCAGGAAAAACAACTCcctcaaaaatgattttcttaactgaaatattaaaatgccaCTAATGCCACCAATTGatcaatgtttttaaattcagtgataaaaatgttatttatagaaCCATAGTTATTCTCCAAAATTTACTGGTATACTTAGAATATAAATGCCTTTCACTTATGTTGATAGTAAGAAGCCATCAAATTTAATAATTGGAAATATCTAGAAGTGGTTAAAAATCAGACTGGATTAGTAGTGGGTTGTATAGAGATCACATCAAAATTTAGGCAAGTGGGGATTAGAAGAATTATGTTAATTACAACACAATTACaaacaacattttaaagataatgtaCAACAGTCTATTACTACTATATTTGTACTTGTTTGAATTACTGATAGAGGGGAGTTTAAAACAATTTGGTATAATATACGAAGATACTTTTCATACTTGTTTTCATTACTATGATCACCACCACCCATTACTAGGATCACCTGAACATTTAGTAAATGAGGCCTAAAAGTCTTGGTCTGTGGTAAAGCCAGATTAATAacatctaaaaacattttttatgctGGTACCAGAAGTTTGAAAGGTATATAGTCTTGATAAGACATGCAATGTACATCTAGTCTTTTCGACAtctgaaataaatttatgaaCTAATTTCacagttgctttatttttaaactactatatttaaacaaacattttaacaatTGCGATCTCTCTGGCTACACTTGCGCTAAGCTGTTTGAAAGAAATATCTACAACATTTAGAACTACTATACTTTCACGCTCAGTTTTGAAGCCTCCTTATTAAGTACTCATCATAGAGATTTCACCTTAAGTACACTCCTCCACATATAGCctctgttaaatttttaaaaatgtgttcctttatttttaaaacttgactgTTACCATTTTCAAGCTgacaaggatttatttttttaagacaaaaaaaactGTGCAAAAATTAAGAAGTACCTGAAACATATACATAATGATTCTATTAAGgttaaacaaaagtaaaaaaaaaaaaaaaaagaaaagaaaaaataaagatataacaGTATTGGTAGGTATCgagcaatatatttaaataaaaagtattgttCCACTGTTTTCTGATACCTAAATTCCAGGTAATTAAATACTAAGAACTTCGTAAAAAAGGCACAAATACAGCAGATTTTATCAACAAAGGCAATTCATTTTGAAATCCATGAAGCAGCTGGCTTCAATATACAATTACAGACTGTATTTTTGATTTCAGTTATCTCTTTGGCAAGTATACACTAGtacctagaaaggaaaaaaaattaacagtatcTAAAATTACTGTCCACATCTCTATGTTAAAGTGTTTGTTACACTAAGTGTCATAAAAAATGTAAAGCTATGATTCCCTCACATGGTCAGCTGAATTCTTGCTCATCAACAGAGTCAAAATGTGTTCAAATAATGTTTCAGTTCCTTATAATTACTTCCTTAGAATAGCTAGTGTTAATAACTACATAACAAATCTTTCACCTTAACTCTTAAGAGAGGCTGTTTCAAAGCTGTTTTGCTAATttgtcattattaaaaaaaaaaaatccattaacaaGTCAACTCCAAATCCTATAGTTctaaattactttataaaatggTAACTATTTTATACCTTGCCTTTCATCTTCTAAGCCGAGATATTAATAGCTAATAGTTTGTTATGCTCAAAGCAGTATTCAAAATCAAAGATGGAAAGCAGAGTGTTTAACTATTTAATGGTATGTTgaattttaggtattttatcATATGTAGAATTTGACTGGTTAGCAGGCCATTTAAGCACATAGGGAAATCAATGTTGGTTAGCCAAAGAATATGTGCATTGCAAATATAATCATAAACCCCAGGGAAATAcaccaattctttaaaaaagtacatatGTATTTATCAAAAGCACTAGatagacatttaaacaatacGGTGAAACAGATACAGCCTTAGAGGGAATTGGGTTTCCAAATAACATTCTTAGCAAAATTGCTCTGGTTTTGTCATCAGCATATATAACATGAAGGAGTGAGGAGGGGTTATGGCCTTTAATTCCTAATTGGCATTAAAATGGTGTTAGAACAGGGTGAATCCAAGCCATATTCAGCATCAGGAACTTTGGATTCACTCTGTATTTGGATTCTGGGGtatgtttatatttacaaatgCTATTATCTTTGTCTACAAGCTAACCAACCAATAAGGAAGAGTTAGTCTGTGCAATGCAAATGGACTAGTCTAGATGCAACCCAGTCAAGGTGTGCATataccttttttgtttcttttttaacttttcttcttcATACCTTGGTAGGGAAGAGTTATTTCAGTAAATATACATGTtataaagatgaacaaaatttgaaaaaaaaaaagcaccaacaATAAGCTCATAGAAGTCTGCaggcaaaaccaaaaatatttagcACACTATGTAGAAAGTGAAAACTGACCAAAGAAATCTGGCTTTGACACATTAAACAGACTAAACCTTAGATTAGTAGACCAAAAAACTTTTTCTACATCATAGCAGTGTGATACCGAAGGATTTATGTTAATAGCCTTCTACCAAATTCCAATGGAATGAACCAAAGTTAGGCtgatataaataatactgtatttcTTCAGTAATGGGATTATTCAATGCTAGGATGGGTTTATTCAAATTTGGAGAGCAGCATGTTTAAGTTTGGAGAATGTTCTTTACTAATGACCAACCAGGAAATCACCTTAGACtgtaaatagtctttaaaaataaaaattaatcacaACCAGAAATAATCCTTCCTGCTTCTTCAGTTGATACACTGAAGAAAATGGTGACTTATGGGGAAGGTGCTAGAAAAcacttctttcccttttccttagtttataaaaacaagagcagttacaaaatatttatcatgtaggaagtgaaaaagaatgaatattgaaaaatatttacctcttgcacatcaaaatataaagatccaatacaattaaagaaataaaacaaaacatactgTTTTATGCATTCTGGTATGCCAACATATTCCATGGGGACAAGTTCCGCTAGTTCTGCCAAATTAAAGACGTATCTAATTTTTTGGCTGAATTTTGAgctatggaagaaaataaaaataattacctcAATATTCTGATCAACAAAAGTGACAAGAAATTCATATAAggactttgtgtttttgtttatggttttcttttttaaaatgctctcaGAAAATTACCTAATAAAGGGTCTTGTAACAGCTAGAAGTGTTCTGATAAACCATGAGGGATGTACAATGATTAGTGATTTTAGGTTTTTCCGTAACCtggagttaaaagaaaaaagaaaaagaaataaaaatttaaaagctctaTAAAGTCTAATGCTAGAAGAAAAGGTAAGGCATTACTAAGTATGCGCAACTTTACACAAAACCCCCTCATCCTTAAGTTCATTTAGATGTGATATGCCTAAAGACGAGAAAATACACTTTTCAATTCTGACGGTCTCTCCTACTGCTACGAGATGAACTTTATTTCATCTGGTTAAATTTTTGTCCACGGTACAGCCTGTTGTTAAATGTCTCCTAGATACATTCACTTGTTTTTAGGATTCTGTCAATACTGAATACAGAAGTAAGCTGTTTTCATTCTTCTGGACAAGAGCGGAACTGGTATTGATTTCTTCAATCACCACAAAAAGCACTGTGCAGGCAGAAAGCTGGGAGTCCAGATCACCACAGGAAcaggaaatgtaaatcagatcTAACACATTCTTAGGGGGtctaaaattctgaataaaaattaaaggattaCCCTGGATGGTTAAAAAGACCAAATAACACTGCTGTTTTATCATGCATACTCCACAAATAAAGTGGTCATtacgtgttttgttttgttttgttttattttaaatcgTAAGAACTAGCCCATGCCATGTCTAGGTATTTAGAGAAAACTACTAATGAGTCAGAGTTCATTAAATAAGTTCAAATTAGCTATAATCAAATCAAACCAATTGGAGATTCAAAGTTCCTTCCATCAGTAAGGATGACTAATTCCCAGGAGAATATACTCCCCTGGAGCTCATTCCAAAGTAAGATTAAAGCtaagcatcttaaaaaccataaaatatggctcccggtgcatggagcctgcttctccctctgcctgtgtctctgcctctctctctatctcatctctctgtgactatcataaataaataaaaattaaaaaaaaaaaaaaaaaaaaaccataaaatatgcTAAGCACTATGAGTTAGGCAAAACAGAATGTATTAAAACAGGAAATGTTTTCCAcccttttccaaaatgtaaattaTAGGAAAACGTGGTataaataggagaaataaagaactaTTCTATAGGTTTgttttaaggaattattattatttttttaaaaagactttatttatttattcatgagagatacagaaagagaagcagagacacaggcagagggagaagcaagctccatgcaggaagcctgatgtgggactcgatcctgggaatcccggatcaggccctgagctgagccacccaggcatcccaggaattaTTCTTTATAAAACAGATCAAAACTAATTTCCCTCACGATATTCTAAAATACTGAattgaaaaaacagaaatgtgttaTGAAATTAACAAATACAATTATGGTGTCTTTAAGTGgcaactggaaataaaatttaataaagctattataaaaattattcagaCTAGTTCTCAATGTGTATTTATAATACCTTCTATCAATTTGCTGATAGCACTTCCTCAGCCATCCCAGGCTGGGCATTTTTCTTCGAGTTGTAGCACCGTTTAAATAAACTATCATGTAGTTTTCTGCTACTAACAGCTCCAAAGTGCCAATAACATACCTGTAGAAACAAATAAGTTTAATCCTTAAATATTGCTttgcaaaaccaaacaaaattatccaaattatataatgcccttccttcccctttaatGACAGCAAAGCCAACTAAAACTTCAGAACTGCCTTAGTTAGTACtatgattatatataaaagagagtaattttttttagaaatacatatttaaaagtttatagaTGGAAACGACATGATTTCTGGGACTTGCTTCAAAGTTACAATGGGAAGAACATGCACTTCTGAGAATGAAGTATAAACTGATTAATTATGGAAGATGattcatacacaaaaattcaatATACTTCTCTTTACCtttatttatgtttgaaattttcctcagtaagatttttaaaaacaccactAACTTAAGAAATAGAATGACTCCGTGGGAATAGAACTAAATCAGTTCAGTTACATTTGGCTTTTTGGGAGTAAATACAGTTTAGCCATATGATTTGGCgataaaagtaatttctttacACTTAATGTGTCCTCAAATGTAACATAAAGAAAttggaacagggatccctgggtggcgcagcagtttagtgcctgcctttggcccagggcaggatcctggagacccgggatcgaatcccacgtcgggctcccggtgcatggagcctgcttctccctctgcctgtgtctctgcctctctctctctctctgtgtgactatcataaataaataaaaactaaaaaaaaaaaaaaaaaagttggaaaagataaactaaaatattCCTTCCAGTTTTAAACTGACAATTTTTCTGTTGAGTTGGAAAATAGTTTCATAATGCCAAAGAATAAGGACTTAAAGAAGCAGAATGGGGATAATTATAATCTTTTCCCAGTTAAATTCACTTCCTTAAATTGGAGATTAATTAACCAGAATTCTGTCCAAATTTTTTTGTGAAGATATACTTACTTAAAGAGATTGTCCATCAGGTATCTATAGTTAGGTTGACCACTTTCAGGCATAAAACAGACAGCAAACACAACAATGGCATTTAATCCATCCCCATAATATcctgaaaaggaaatttaaaatcaccagcatgattttactttttcagaGGAAATCTGTACAGTTGATAGACTATAGTGGTTCATGATCCACAAATTTTTTTGATCAAAAaagcatggtttcttttttaaccttatatagttttataaagaTCTTTAACCCCTGAAGAGGAAACAGTGGGCATAAAAACCAGAAAGCCCCTTAAAGTGGCACAATCAGAAAGGCAGCCTTATTTTTAGCAAATAGACAAATGAAGTGATGTAATCCAGGCAAGCCTAATACAAAAAGGTCTGCAATAAAAGAATCTTATGCAAGTAATGGTTTAAGtgggtggtttttatttttatttttaaaaaagattttatttatttattcatgagagacacagagagaagcagagacacaggcagaaggagaagaagcaggctccatgaagggagcctgatgcaggactcgaccccagatcccaggatcacgccctaagccaaaagcagctgctcaactgctgagccacccaggagtcccaaagtgggtgctttttaaaaaatagttttacacTCAACAATGTCTACCATTTTGTAGATTACTTGTAAAGTATTAAAAACTAAGATCATATCTCTATTTAACTGAAGAAAAAGtgttaaaatgtgtatgtttATTATAATCTCTAGATAATAAGCTGTATCCAGTAACAGAttgttttaactttcatttctattgtttataaacgTGCACTGAAAAGGTTTAAACATTTCAAGAACATTAGCATCTTCAATACCTTTCTCAACTTCTTAGTCAGAAAACACTGTGATAATTCAATAGGATAAAATGGTCCTAATTATTTCCCACTAATCCAAACAAAGCACTATTTCTGAAAGACACTAGGTTTAAACCATGAGGCAGCCCTTACAACTTGCTTCTTAAGAACTAGCTGAATTAATGCAAATCGGTGGACTTCCTGATCCAGATTATCCTGTTTTCTTCATCTGAATAGGATTAAATTAGGCGGAATAATGTAACTGCAAATATTCAAGTGATTTGCTTTTAGATGAATAAAGACTACAGAAATACAGAGGAGAATGCATGGATAAAAAGGGGAGAAAGTCCCAGTTTTGAAAGGGGAGACGTCTAGAGATAGGGCGAAAGATAGTTTTCACTATATACTCTTTTGAATATACTGTGTTATTGtactaatgatttttaaatttggttttatcCTTTTACTTCAAATCTGTCGTTtctaaaatgaatgataaaaatttaaaaaaataaaatgaatgataaatgtttattacatatttttcttaactcAAGGGAGAGTTTCTTTATGCATTTACATTTCTGATACAGCACTAAAAAGTAAGGACAATTTTGATAGCTCTTACCTCCATGGCTGATAACTTTTTTATAGGGTTCAATTGCCTTCATATCAACCCTGTGGTCCTGTTCTCCAATTCTGAACATACGCCAGCGTCgtccatcttctttttcctctgctgCTGTGTATTCAGTAATTGAGCCTTTCCTAATAATTTCAGTAGTTTTGGGTTTTGGAAGATCatctgtcaaaataaaaagtttttgaatCACAaatttttatacaataaaaatcaaattaacatgTTAACCACTTTACTATCTAATTAGATTGTTCAGAGAATTTTTCATTATACCTTCTTTggaattttaagtatttcttctaTAATAGAGAAAAAGGCTTGTTATTGATATGAGgccattttacatttttggaaatCGTGGTTAACTTTTTTTGTATTGCCTAATTCAGAAAGTACCTAATCACAGTGCAATGTTTATTCATGAGCTCAAAAAAGATAATTCATAAGCCATTAAAATCTTAGTACATCAGTCTTATAATGCCATTCCAGATTCTATTTACAACATTGTTCTTGGTAGTTACTACTACAGGTTATTTAAAGCAATCGAGAGCTAATTGTTTGTTACTAAGTATGTAAATTATTCCCCAAACACTATAATATCAGATAGAAAGTGGTTAACCAGTTGGTGATTATTTATCATTGATCAGTTTTATTGAGCAGAAATTTATTGAGAATACTCTGAAGTGTACATGcaaaagtctattttaaattgACATTAGCCAAAGCAGAAGCACCAATGATTAGGTGTAATTTATATTTCAAGATTGCATTTTAGTGgattttaaatgaagtaatgatttttgaaattttagtatTATAGTCCTTACCAAAAGATGGGGAAAGGGGGAACCTACGGCATGTTAGTTGTTTTGTTTCCAAGATAAAGCTGTTAACGGAAAATATCCTTCCAGGAAATGACTACAGCAGcattaaagaaagaagagacaaaacaCATAGGCAGAAAACTAtttcagtatctttttaaaatattgcttattACTGGAGTGCTTACTGAACCAGTAgaacagggaagaaaaaaggaacaaagatacAGCATACCAAGGATCTTACTCTTTACTGCAGATAAGACACATAGTGCTAAAcactgttttgaaataaaaatcattttaaagatggaatATACAAACAACTATACAAAGACACTGTACCCAGCAATTATCTAACTAAAGAAAGCATCAAAGCAAAACACATGCCAATTCTTTTGAATTCAAACTAACTGATGAGAAGGAATGTAAAGTCTGGGGACCAAGAGGATACATGAATCATGCTGGCTGCTTACATGGTACAGCACTACCAGGTAaacctagtttaaaaaaatcacccttCAGAGCTCTCTCTGTAAACCCTTAACTACTTTTTAGCATATTCCCTATAGTACATGTCTCTTCGAAGCTTTTTTCTTAGCTGACTGATGGAATAAAAGAACATGCCATAGTTACTAGGAATATTTTAGAAACAACATGAAAAAAGTAACTTTACAACACTGggcaattaggaaagaaaataaagccactTGTGTCATCtactaaaaatagttttgaaagtCATGAGAATATTGAGTGCTAGCAGAATTTCCTATCTTAGTAACAATGATATAGTAGGAACTTTAAAATGAGTAACTTCATGTTTCAACACAATCCCTTAACCATTGATTTTAGCTTCATGatcaacttttaaattttcaattatcCTAATAGGAGACCACTATtcaaaaaaacacatatatatacagacacaaacatttattaatgcAGGTCagataaaaacaatgaaacattTACCTTCCCACTCAAATTCATTACTGTTCTCCGATGGTGTGTCTAAGCCATCTAAGTCAATCTCCCCACTTTCATCCAAATCATCTGACAGCACAGAGCCATCGCTAGGATCCAGGGTCAGGCTAATGTCTGGAGCCATGAGtttctttctgactttatttCCATTAACTTCTAGAGAGTAtggaatgggttaaaaaaaaaaaaaagtgaacaataGATTAGAAGAAATGTTTACATGCTCAACTtgagtaagaggaaaaaaaacgtttttaagtatttattttttagggtggctcagttggttaagcctctgctcATGACCTCACAGTCCTGGAagcaagccccatgtcaggctctctgctcagtgaagaatctgcttctgcttctccctctccccctggcttgtgctctttctctttctcacgccgtctctctctcaaataaataaatatctttaaaaaatgtttatatattttttagaaagagtaaGAGTGTAAGCATgtgagtggggaaaggggcagaagaagaggaagaattataggcaggctccatgcccagtgcagaacccAGCACAAGGTTCGATCTCAcaatcttgggatcatgacctgagctgatatcaagagttagaagcttaactgactgagccacccaggctccccaaataAGGGAAAAATTCTAACCATTTCATTCTTAAGAAAAGTAACATTAAGCAAACACAATCCCAAAGTATTAATTTACAAACCTTGGATTTTGATCATTATTGCTTCTATATCATGGCAAGACGACATATCCCAGCAAGGATATATCTTTTTAAGTAACAGAGGCAGACATTATAGTGAGTTTTTACTGCTAAAAATGATCTCCTCTCAAccttttattatagaaatttccAAAACCTAAGGGTATGCTTTTGGAAAGTTAAATTtccaaagcattaaaaaatgctttcttaaaaCATTCAACTTCTCCTTTGGCTCTGTATAATAGaacaaaaagtattcttttttttttccttgacaaatTAATGTGTTCAAAAATAGCACAAAGTCTACCATTTCATTGAAACCAAAGTGCCAAGTTCTTACCAGGCTGGCTCTCTGGTCCAGTTACAGCTAAAATATCTGCTTCCATACCATCATCCTCTGGTAAAGGTCTAGAAGATACAGACATAATTTTTAattcacaaattaaaatttttttttgaagttcaaagagctattaaaaatatcttagagAACCAATTATGTGGAACACTGAATAAAATAGTTTCTAAAGCTTCGGtaatttacaaatttacaaatgactttttttttttaattaatttttattggtgttcaatttaccaacatacagaaaaacacccagtgctcatcccgtcaacaaatgacttttaaagaaaaaattttcaaactatCAGAGatgatttacatatttacataagtAGCACATAAAAGTAGATATAAATTCCTTATGTAACTGCTGTTAAATACAACTACAAGAcaaatctaaaaattataaacaacCTAAAAAGCATATAACTCAAATGCACGAGTTTAATGTGATATATAATACAATGTGTGGTAAACTGTCCCTCACATGGGAGTATGGTAATGATGGCTACAATTCTTTTGAGCTCAGCATTTCTATATTACTACTATTATCACCATGTGCTATGCAATGACTTAGTACTCCCACCAGCTGTCCATATTCTGTTAATGGACCTTCACCTTCTTATGCACTGGGATGGTCTTCTGACCAAGATGGTATGGAAGCACCATTTAAATATAAGGTCTGCCTTTGCCCTTTTTCTCTTAACCCAGCTGGCGCCAATACAATTGTAAATACAAATGCAAACCAAAGTAGTTGGCCAGATGAtctaaaaaatcctttttatttaataagtttttCCTTAAAATGGAAGCACAAAATTAAACAATCCTTACATCCAAAGACTCCCTTCTTCCAGGAACCCCTCAGACTCCAGCTTAAGAAATACCATATTTAAGCATTTTTTGTAACAGTCAACATTCTGAAATTTAaatgttgaaacaaaaataaaagattatgaaACATCACATACATATTTAGTGAAAGATAAGGTATAGGATAATTCCTCTAACTGTtggaattttcattttctagcaTCAAATGAACACCTTTTGATACTGGGTTTCTGTAAGAAGTTTAATACTCATTTAATTAAATAAGTGGTATCTCAATAAAGacattttgaagttttgttttaaatttgtcttcTTTTGAAAGTACTGCTCACATTGGAAAATCTTCATCTTGCCATTCTTCTTTAAGTTCCACACCTTCCATCCTCAGCTTAGATTCAATATCAACTACAAACTCTTGATAATCCAGAGAGCCAATGttctgtgaaaagagaaaaatttataacAATGTATTTACCATGTTACTTTTTATCTGCTGAAAAAGTACAACAAAGTTATACCTTAGTTCACACTTCCACCCTGGTTATGAAATCAATTTATTGAGCTGCaactaccattaaaaaaaaaaagaaagaaagaaagaaaaagaatgaaactcagagtatatatatacatatatatatatatatatgtatatatatatatacacacactagtGAAGTAAGTACTATTTGTTGTAAGGGTATTACGCagtgaaaatatgttttcagttacatatatgcatgtgtgtcgTAGGttgtgatttaaattttattaaattttgtgaATTACGTAAAAActggcggggggtggtggtgagcagAAGTAAATATATTCTCTATTCTAGACCCATAATTAAATTTTCTGTCCTCTGGATAGAAGTTGATCCTAGAAACTGAACACTAATAAATCACATTTACATCCACGATTCAGTAAAGCCAAGTGGTATgtatcctgtattttttttaaactgaggtataattaacatttctaaattgaagtataattaacatgtgTGCTGTTTTCTATACTTCCATCTGTGTAGCTTCAACACCATAATTCCAGAGCCATGTAAGGAAGGCTACTCAGTAACTATCCAGTAAATGAATGCGACGTATCTATACTAAACTTTTCTCATGTAGTTCAGCATAAGTTTTCAGACACTGAACTTAGTGAATATTTCTACTCATGCAACTATATGTGCTAACCTAGGCCATTCAGTTTTAGTTTTAGTCTGTCCAAGGAAGGGTGTGGCTGCCTACATCCTCACTTTACAAAGTGAAGAATGCAGGGATTGGTTTGGGTTGATGGAATAAGAACTAGAGGTTTAAGATTAAGAAGTCATA encodes:
- the BNIP2 gene encoding BCL2/adenovirus E1B 19 kDa protein-interacting protein 2 isoform X12; protein product: MKIFQFNGNKVRKKLMAPDISLTLDPSDGSVLSDDLDESGEIDLDGLDTPSENSNEFEWEDDLPKPKTTEIIRKGSITEYTAAEEKEDGRRWRMFRIGEQDHRVDMKAIEPYKKVISHGGYYGDGLNAIVVFAVCFMPESGQPNYRYLMDNLFKYVIGTLELLVAENYMIVYLNGATTRRKMPSLGWLRKCYQQIDRRLRKNLKSLIIVHPSWFIRTLLAVTRPFISSKFSQKIRYVFNLAELAELVPMEYVGIPECIKQYEEEKLKKKQKRVDQELNGKQDEPKSEQ
- the BNIP2 gene encoding BCL2/adenovirus E1B 19 kDa protein-interacting protein 2 isoform X11, which gives rise to MNLSGKSFPGRIFSVNSFILETKQLTCRRFPLSPSFDDLPKPKTTEIIRKGSITEYTAAEEKEDGRRWRMFRIGEQDHRVDMKAIEPYKKVISHGGYYGDGLNAIVVFAVCFMPESGQPNYRYLMDNLFKYVIGTLELLVAENYMIVYLNGATTRRKMPSLGWLRKCYQQIDRRLRKNLKSLIIVHPSWFIRTLLAVTRPFISSKFSQKIRYVFNLAELAELVPMEYVGIPECIKQYEEEKLKKKQKRVDQELNGKQDEPKSEHIAGSSTVLPRTHFRPESGCPSIPNRVPTRG
- the BNIP2 gene encoding BCL2/adenovirus E1B 19 kDa protein-interacting protein 2 isoform X2 produces the protein MEGVELKEEWQDEDFPIPLPEDDGMEADILAVTGPESQPVNGNKVRKKLMAPDISLTLDPSDGSVLSDDLDESGEIDLDGLDTPSENSNEFEWEDDLPKPKTTEIIRKGSITEYTAAEEKEDGRRWRMFRIGEQDHRVDMKAIEPYKKVISHGGYYGDGLNAIVVFAVCFMPESGQPNYRYLMDNLFKYVIGTLELLVAENYMIVYLNGATTRRKMPSLGWLRKCYQQIDRRLRKNLKSLIIVHPSWFIRTLLAVTRPFISSKFSQKIRYVFNLAELAELVPMEYVGIPECIKQYEEEKLKKKQKRVDQELNGKQDEPKSEHIAGSSTVLPRTHFRPESGCPSIPNRVPTRG
- the BNIP2 gene encoding BCL2/adenovirus E1B 19 kDa protein-interacting protein 2 isoform X4, encoding MEGVELKEEWQDEDFPIPLPEDDGMEADILAVTGPESQPEVNGNKVRKKLMAPDISLTLDPSDGSVLSDDLDESGEIDLDGLDTPSENSNEFEWEDDLPKPKTTEIIRKGSITEYTAAEEKEDGRRWRMFRIGEQDHRVDMKAIEPYKKVISHGGYYGDGLNAIVVFAVCFMPESGQPNYRYLMDNLFKYVIGTLELLVAENYMIVYLNGATTRRKMPSLGWLRKCYQQIDRRLRKNLKSLIIVHPSWFIRTLLAVTRPFISSKFSQKIRYVFNLAELAELVPMEYVGIPECIKQYEEEKLKKKQKRVDQELNGKQDEPKSEQTSMQA
- the BNIP2 gene encoding BCL2/adenovirus E1B 19 kDa protein-interacting protein 2 isoform X7 yields the protein MEGVELKEEWQDEDFPIPLPEDDGMEADILAVTGPESQPEVNGNKVRKKLMAPDISLTLDPSDGSVLSDDLDESGEIDLDGLDTPSENSNEFEWEDDLPKPKTTEIIRKGSITEYTAAEEKEDGRRWRMFRIGEQDHRVDMKAIEPYKKVISHGGYYGDGLNAIVVFAVCFMPESGQPNYRYLMDNLFKYVIGTLELLVAENYMIVYLNGATTRRKMPSLGWLRKCYQQIDRRLRKNLKSLIIVHPSWFIRTLLAVTRPFISSKFSQKIRYVFNLAELAELVPMEYVGIPECIKQVDQELNGKQDEPKSEQTSMQA
- the BNIP2 gene encoding BCL2/adenovirus E1B 19 kDa protein-interacting protein 2 isoform X6, whose translation is MKIFQFNGNKVRKKLMAPDISLTLDPSDGSVLSDDLDESGEIDLDGLDTPSENSNEFEWEDDLPKPKTTEIIRKGSITEYTAAEEKEDGRRWRMFRIGEQDHRVDMKAIEPYKKVISHGGYYGDGLNAIVVFAVCFMPESGQPNYRYLMDNLFKYVIGTLELLVAENYMIVYLNGATTRRKMPSLGWLRKCYQQIDRRLRKNLKSLIIVHPSWFIRTLLAVTRPFISSKFSQKIRYVFNLAELAELVPMEYVGIPECIKQYEEEKLKKKQKRVDQELNGKQDEPKSEHIAGSSTVLPRTHFRPESGCPSIPNRVPTRG